The following proteins come from a genomic window of Populus nigra chromosome 6, ddPopNigr1.1, whole genome shotgun sequence:
- the LOC133696320 gene encoding multiple organellar RNA editing factor 3, mitochondrial-like — protein MAYITARRNLATLLTRALSSSSSSSRTRFSPALFNKIQTPLIPDSLKTLTRSKTTGSGYSPLNDPSPNWTNRPPKETILLDGCDYNHWLIVMEFPNDPKPTEEEMISAYVKTLSSVLGSEEEAKKSIYSVSTTTYTGFGALISEELSYKVKALPGVLWVLPDSYLDVPNKDYGGDLYEDGKVIHRPQYRYNERQQQTRNRPRPRYDRRRETMQVERRETVQRQNWSQDPRPPVKQPASDNVQNSTQGGGGEFSMNQGQFNQST, from the exons ATGGCGTATATCACCGCCAGGCGTAACTTAGCAACGCTCCTAACCCGAGctctctcatcttcttcttcttcttcacgcACTCGCTTCTCTCCTGCTCTCTTCAACAAAATCCAAACCCCACTTATCCCGGACTCACTCAAAACCCTGACCCGATCCAAAACAACCGGGTCGGGCTACTCTCCATTAAACGACCCGTCACCAAACTGGACAAATCGGCCGCCAAAAGAAACGATTCTTCTCGATGGCTGTGATTATAATCATTGGCTTATTGTTATGGAGTTTCCAAATGACCCCAAACCCACAGAAGAAGAAATGATTAGCGCTTATGTCAAAACCCTTTCTTCTGTTTTGGGCAG TGAGGAGGAAGCAAAGAAGAGTATTTATTCCGTTTCTACGACGACGTATACTGGGTTTGGTGCTTTAATATCTGAAGAGCTTTCTTATAAAGTTAAag CGTTGCCTGGAGTGCTTTGGGTTTTGCCAGACTCGTATCTTGATGTTCCTAACAAAGATTATGGAg GGGATTTGTACGAGGATGGGAAGGTCATCCATAGGCCCCAATATAGGTACAATGAAAGGCAGCAGCAGACTAGGAACAGGCCTCGACCTCGGTATGATAGGCGCCGTGAAACAATGCAGGTTGAGAGGAGAGAAACAGTGCAAAGACAGAATTGGAGTCAAGATCCGAGACCACCTGTAAAGCAACCCGCATCGGATAATGTCCAGAATTCCACCCAGGGTGGTGGAGGAGAGTTCTCTATGAATCAAGGGCAGTTTAACCAGAGCACGTAG